A window of the Alnus glutinosa chromosome 4, dhAlnGlut1.1, whole genome shotgun sequence genome harbors these coding sequences:
- the LOC133865864 gene encoding IQ domain-containing protein IQM1 isoform X1, translated as MGLSFSLLFSAWNGTLRYMFSGLTDTIETVIARSPSFKKEDSEIVNKGLDKLVIERSMSFQNWESKEVNLEASDSISSMGKNHEKMKIKKPNLLLPELVILFSPKPVSELDAAATTLQKVYKSYRTRRNLADCAVVVEELWWKALDFADLKRSSVSFFNVEKPETAVSRWSRARTRAARVGKGLSKDEKAQKLALQHWLEAIDPRHRYGHNLHFYYDVWFDSKSTQPFFYWLDVGDGKDLTLKRCPRTDLQRQCIEYLGPKEREAYEVIVESGKLLYRQTGMLLNTVEGSKWIFVLSTSRALYVGQKKKGVFQHSSFLSGGATTAAGRLVAHDGVLEAIWPYSGHYLPTEDNFKEFLGFLEEHHVDLTNVKRCAMDDDNPSFKVIGQNSKADAVKVLSSTSDVNETIKDISITTNHEQESMDSKAAKPEAPVFNMPKRLSCKWTSPVGPRIGCVREYPIELQSQALEQVNLSPRVTPGRSPSGVPIPSPRPSPKIRVSPRLAYMGFPSPRVPVSTAAN; from the exons TCCCCAAGCTTCAAGAAAGAAGATTCAGAAATCGTTAACAAGGGGTTAGATAAATTGGTTATAGAAAGGTCAATGAGCTTCCAAAATTGGGAATCCAAGGAAGTAAACCTTGAAGCATCTGATTCAATCTCCTCAATGGgtaaaaatcatgaaaaaatgaagataaagaagcccAATCTTTTGCTTCCTGAACTAGTGATATTGTTTTCTCCAAAGCCGGTTAGTGAGCTTGATGCTGCTGCAACTACGCTTCAGAAAGTCTACAAGAGTTATCGGACTAGACGGAACCTTGCAGATTGTGCAGTTGTGGTTGAGGAACTCTG GTGGAAGGCCTTAGACTTTGCAGATCTTAAACGGAGCTCTGTATCTTTCTTCAACGTTGAAAAACCAGAAACCGCTGTGTCACGGTGGTCACGCGCCAGGACAAGAGCTGCCAGG GTTGGAAAAGGTTTATCTAAGGATGAGAAGGCTCAGAAATTAGCCCTGCAACACTGGCTTGAAGCT ATCGATCCACGCCATCGGTATGGACACAATTTACACTTCTACTATGACGTCTGGTTCGATAGCAAGAGCACCCAACCTTTCTTCTACTG GTTGGATGTTGGTGATGGTAAAGACCTAACTCTTAAAAGGTGCCCAAGGACTGATCTACAACGTCAATGCATTGAGTATCTTGGACCA AAAGAGCGAGAAGCATACGAAGTGATTGTAGAGAGTGGAAAGCTTCTCTACAGGCAAACTGGGATGCTTCTTAACACAGTTGAGGGTTCTAAGTGGATTTTTGTGCTCAGCACCTCTAGGGCTTTGTATGTGGGGCAGAAGAAGAAGGGTGTTTTTCAACACTCAAGTTTTCTATCAGGAGGTGCTACAACAGCAGCAGGGAGATTAGTTGCCCATGATGGGGTACTCGAG GCTATATGGCCATATAGTGGTCACTATCTCCCAACCGAAGACAACTTCAAGGAATTCCTTGGTTTCCTCGAGGAGCACCATGTAGACCTCACCAATGTTAAg AGGTGTGCAATGGATGATGACAACCCGTCCTTCAAAGTTATTGGCCAGAATTCTAAGGCAGATGCCGTCAAGGTTCTCTCATCAACTAGTGATGTGAATGAGACTATAAAGGATATATCCATCACAACAAATCATGAGCAGGAGAGTATGGATTCCAAGGCAGCCAAACCAGAAGCACCAGTATTCAACATGCCTAAGCGTTTGTCTTGCAAGTGGACTAGCCCAGTTGGTCCTCGTATTGGATGTGTGAGGGAGTACCCAATTGAGCTACAGTCCCAAGCACTCGAGCAAGTCAATCTATCACCCAGGGTCACACCCGGCCGTTCCCCGAGCGGTGTCCCAATCCCTTCGCCGCGACCCAGCCCAAAGATCCGGGTCTCGCCTAGGCTCGCCTACATGGGTTTCCCTAGCCCAAGGGTACCCGTTAGTACTGCTGCTAATTAA
- the LOC133865864 gene encoding IQ domain-containing protein IQM1 isoform X2, giving the protein MSFQNWESKEVNLEASDSISSMGKNHEKMKIKKPNLLLPELVILFSPKPVSELDAAATTLQKVYKSYRTRRNLADCAVVVEELWWKALDFADLKRSSVSFFNVEKPETAVSRWSRARTRAARVGKGLSKDEKAQKLALQHWLEAIDPRHRYGHNLHFYYDVWFDSKSTQPFFYWLDVGDGKDLTLKRCPRTDLQRQCIEYLGPKEREAYEVIVESGKLLYRQTGMLLNTVEGSKWIFVLSTSRALYVGQKKKGVFQHSSFLSGGATTAAGRLVAHDGVLEAIWPYSGHYLPTEDNFKEFLGFLEEHHVDLTNVKRCAMDDDNPSFKVIGQNSKADAVKVLSSTSDVNETIKDISITTNHEQESMDSKAAKPEAPVFNMPKRLSCKWTSPVGPRIGCVREYPIELQSQALEQVNLSPRVTPGRSPSGVPIPSPRPSPKIRVSPRLAYMGFPSPRVPVSTAAN; this is encoded by the exons ATGAGCTTCCAAAATTGGGAATCCAAGGAAGTAAACCTTGAAGCATCTGATTCAATCTCCTCAATGGgtaaaaatcatgaaaaaatgaagataaagaagcccAATCTTTTGCTTCCTGAACTAGTGATATTGTTTTCTCCAAAGCCGGTTAGTGAGCTTGATGCTGCTGCAACTACGCTTCAGAAAGTCTACAAGAGTTATCGGACTAGACGGAACCTTGCAGATTGTGCAGTTGTGGTTGAGGAACTCTG GTGGAAGGCCTTAGACTTTGCAGATCTTAAACGGAGCTCTGTATCTTTCTTCAACGTTGAAAAACCAGAAACCGCTGTGTCACGGTGGTCACGCGCCAGGACAAGAGCTGCCAGG GTTGGAAAAGGTTTATCTAAGGATGAGAAGGCTCAGAAATTAGCCCTGCAACACTGGCTTGAAGCT ATCGATCCACGCCATCGGTATGGACACAATTTACACTTCTACTATGACGTCTGGTTCGATAGCAAGAGCACCCAACCTTTCTTCTACTG GTTGGATGTTGGTGATGGTAAAGACCTAACTCTTAAAAGGTGCCCAAGGACTGATCTACAACGTCAATGCATTGAGTATCTTGGACCA AAAGAGCGAGAAGCATACGAAGTGATTGTAGAGAGTGGAAAGCTTCTCTACAGGCAAACTGGGATGCTTCTTAACACAGTTGAGGGTTCTAAGTGGATTTTTGTGCTCAGCACCTCTAGGGCTTTGTATGTGGGGCAGAAGAAGAAGGGTGTTTTTCAACACTCAAGTTTTCTATCAGGAGGTGCTACAACAGCAGCAGGGAGATTAGTTGCCCATGATGGGGTACTCGAG GCTATATGGCCATATAGTGGTCACTATCTCCCAACCGAAGACAACTTCAAGGAATTCCTTGGTTTCCTCGAGGAGCACCATGTAGACCTCACCAATGTTAAg AGGTGTGCAATGGATGATGACAACCCGTCCTTCAAAGTTATTGGCCAGAATTCTAAGGCAGATGCCGTCAAGGTTCTCTCATCAACTAGTGATGTGAATGAGACTATAAAGGATATATCCATCACAACAAATCATGAGCAGGAGAGTATGGATTCCAAGGCAGCCAAACCAGAAGCACCAGTATTCAACATGCCTAAGCGTTTGTCTTGCAAGTGGACTAGCCCAGTTGGTCCTCGTATTGGATGTGTGAGGGAGTACCCAATTGAGCTACAGTCCCAAGCACTCGAGCAAGTCAATCTATCACCCAGGGTCACACCCGGCCGTTCCCCGAGCGGTGTCCCAATCCCTTCGCCGCGACCCAGCCCAAAGATCCGGGTCTCGCCTAGGCTCGCCTACATGGGTTTCCCTAGCCCAAGGGTACCCGTTAGTACTGCTGCTAATTAA